In the genome of Porphyrobacter sp. ULC335, one region contains:
- a CDS encoding glycoside hydrolase family 68 protein — MGAWTADDVRLIAPASLAALIPPVEADRSCLDTGRVYWDMWPLQDVSGRRADMAGRELWMVLTAPDRGDPGLRHFEAKIHWLERRDAAWHDLGPVLPAMVVPYEREWAGSALLDHGVVTLFFTAAGTATRAGGYQQELWATSAPVGAEGLPQDWSPPAPIVTGYGPHYMPADAHEGEPGRIKAFRDPAYFRDPADGSEYIAFTASLAGSDSAFNGAFGLARRTPSGWVLTPPCLHAEGVNNELERAHLVFHAKHYYAFWSTQTATFADDLRHAPGGLYGMVADSMAGPWRPLNGTGLVLANPADRPLQTYSWFVDASLAVCSFVDMLPDGSFGGVPAPLLQLELDGDRAGLRALAPENAR, encoded by the coding sequence ATGGGCGCCTGGACAGCCGATGACGTCCGCCTGATCGCGCCCGCCTCTTTGGCTGCGCTGATCCCGCCGGTGGAGGCCGACCGCTCTTGCCTCGATACGGGTCGGGTCTACTGGGACATGTGGCCCTTGCAGGACGTATCCGGCAGGCGTGCCGACATGGCCGGGCGCGAGCTGTGGATGGTGCTGACCGCACCTGATCGCGGCGATCCCGGCCTGCGGCATTTCGAAGCGAAGATCCACTGGCTCGAACGGCGGGATGCGGCATGGCACGATCTCGGTCCGGTGCTGCCCGCTATGGTGGTGCCTTACGAGCGCGAATGGGCGGGGTCTGCGCTGCTCGACCATGGCGTCGTGACGCTGTTCTTCACCGCCGCCGGAACCGCCACCCGCGCCGGAGGCTACCAGCAGGAATTGTGGGCAACCAGCGCGCCGGTCGGTGCCGAGGGCTTGCCGCAAGACTGGTCGCCGCCTGCCCCGATCGTCACCGGCTATGGCCCGCACTACATGCCCGCCGATGCCCATGAGGGCGAACCCGGCAGGATCAAGGCGTTTCGCGATCCGGCCTATTTCCGCGATCCGGCTGACGGCAGCGAATACATCGCCTTCACCGCCTCGCTGGCGGGATCGGACAGTGCGTTCAACGGGGCCTTCGGTCTAGCGCGCAGAACCCCTTCAGGGTGGGTCTTGACCCCCCCTTGCCTCCATGCAGAGGGCGTCAACAATGAGCTAGAGCGCGCCCATCTGGTGTTTCACGCGAAACATTACTACGCCTTCTGGTCAACGCAGACCGCGACCTTCGCGGATGATCTGCGCCATGCACCGGGGGGACTATACGGGATGGTGGCGGACAGCATGGCAGGGCCCTGGCGGCCCTTGAACGGGACGGGACTGGTGCTCGCCAACCCCGCAGACCGCCCGTTGCAGACCTATAGCTGGTTCGTCGACGCAAGCCTTGCGGTGTGCAGCTTCGTCGACATGCTCCCTGACGGCAGCTTCGGCGGCGTGCCGGCTCCGCTGCTCCAGCTGGAGCTTGACGGTGACCGCGCGGGCCTGCGTGCGCTCGCGCCGGAGAATGCGCGCTGA
- a CDS encoding MFS transporter — MSGKPRLSLLRIIEMNIGFFGLQFSFGLQQANMGPIYGFLGADEASMPLLWLAGPMTGLIIQPIVGAMSDRTNTRLGRRTPYFLIGAVICTLSLFAMPYSSTLWMAASLLWILDAGNNITMEPYRAYVADRLAPDQRSTGFLTQSAFTGLAQTLSYLAPTLLTAFVARDVLDANGIPVIVRIAFIIGAILSISTIVWSVWRVRELPLDAAQQLELASKPLTVRATFAEIGDAIRDMPRPMRQLAGAMLCQWYAMFAYWQYITFAVGRSIYDTSDPASSAFREATLTTQQAGAIYNFIAFLGALALIPVVKRFGARPTHAVCLAASGAAMLMIPGASTPAALFVLMLGIGIGWAGMMGNTYVMLADCIPPARNGIYMGIFNLFIVIPMLIQTLTMPLIYRPLLGGDPRHVLMLGGVLMLAGALATLLVDAGHRRPREEELATG; from the coding sequence ATGTCGGGAAAGCCGCGGCTTTCGTTGCTCAGAATCATCGAGATGAACATCGGCTTCTTCGGCCTCCAGTTCAGTTTCGGGCTGCAACAGGCCAATATGGGTCCGATCTACGGCTTCCTCGGCGCGGACGAGGCGTCGATGCCGTTGCTGTGGCTGGCAGGGCCGATGACCGGCCTCATCATCCAGCCGATCGTCGGCGCGATGAGCGATCGCACCAACACCCGCCTCGGCCGCCGCACGCCCTACTTCCTGATTGGCGCGGTGATCTGCACACTCAGCCTGTTCGCCATGCCCTATTCGAGCACGCTGTGGATGGCGGCGTCACTCCTGTGGATTCTCGATGCGGGCAACAACATCACGATGGAGCCATACCGTGCCTATGTGGCGGACCGGCTTGCGCCTGACCAACGCTCCACCGGGTTCCTGACGCAGAGCGCCTTTACCGGGCTTGCCCAGACGCTGTCCTATCTCGCGCCGACCCTGCTGACCGCCTTTGTCGCGCGCGACGTGCTGGATGCCAACGGCATTCCGGTGATCGTGCGGATCGCCTTCATCATCGGGGCGATCCTCTCGATCTCGACCATCGTGTGGTCGGTGTGGCGGGTGCGCGAGCTGCCGCTGGATGCTGCCCAGCAGCTCGAACTTGCGAGCAAGCCGCTCACCGTGCGCGCCACCTTTGCCGAGATCGGAGACGCGATTCGCGATATGCCGCGCCCGATGCGCCAGCTGGCGGGCGCGATGCTGTGCCAGTGGTATGCGATGTTCGCTTACTGGCAGTACATCACCTTTGCCGTCGGCCGCTCGATCTATGACACCAGCGATCCGGCCAGCAGCGCCTTTCGCGAGGCGACGCTCACCACCCAGCAGGCGGGCGCGATCTACAACTTCATCGCCTTCCTTGGCGCGCTGGCGCTCATTCCCGTCGTCAAGCGCTTCGGCGCGCGCCCGACCCATGCGGTGTGCCTTGCCGCGTCGGGCGCGGCGATGCTGATGATCCCCGGCGCCTCCACGCCCGCCGCGCTGTTCGTGCTGATGCTGGGCATCGGCATCGGCTGGGCGGGAATGATGGGCAACACCTATGTGATGCTGGCCGACTGCATCCCGCCGGCACGCAACGGCATCTACATGGGGATCTTCAACCTTTTCATCGTCATACCGATGCTGATCCAGACACTCACCATGCCATTGATCTACCGTCCGCTGCTGGGCGGCGATCCGCGCCATGTGCTGATGCTCGGCGGAGTCTTGATGCTGGCAGGCGCGCTGGCTACGCTGCTGGTTGACGCCGGACATCGCAGGCCTCGTGAAGAGGAGCTTGCCACCGGCTGA
- the eda gene encoding bifunctional 4-hydroxy-2-oxoglutarate aldolase/2-dehydro-3-deoxy-phosphogluconate aldolase, with translation MNIDAIMRTAPVIPVIVIDDVAHAVPLAEALVAGGLRVLEVTLRTPAALPAIRAMKQVEGAIVGAGTVTNPRELDAALEAGSEFIVSPGLTDTLGKAAIAAGVPFLPGIANAGDIMRGLDLGLDRFKFFPAMAAGGLPALKALAAPFSQCRFCPTGGISLDNAAEWLAFDPVLCVGGSWVSPKGAPDKAVVEALAKEAFALR, from the coding sequence ATGAATATCGACGCCATCATGCGCACCGCGCCGGTGATCCCCGTGATCGTGATCGACGATGTCGCCCACGCTGTCCCCCTTGCCGAAGCGCTGGTCGCAGGCGGCCTTCGCGTGCTCGAAGTCACGCTGCGCACCCCTGCCGCCCTGCCCGCGATCCGGGCGATGAAGCAGGTCGAAGGCGCGATTGTCGGCGCTGGCACCGTCACCAACCCGCGCGAGCTTGACGCCGCGCTGGAAGCGGGGAGCGAGTTCATCGTCTCCCCCGGCCTGACCGACACCCTCGGCAAGGCGGCGATTGCTGCGGGGGTGCCGTTCCTCCCCGGCATTGCCAATGCGGGCGATATCATGCGCGGGCTCGACCTGGGGCTCGACCGGTTCAAGTTCTTCCCGGCGATGGCGGCGGGCGGGCTCCCTGCGCTGAAGGCCCTCGCCGCGCCGTTCAGCCAGTGCCGTTTCTGCCCGACCGGCGGGATCAGCCTCGACAACGCCGCAGAATGGCTCGCCTTCGATCCGGTGCTGTGCGTCGGCGGTAGCTGGGTCTCGCCCAAAGGCGCGCCCGACAAGGCGGTTGTTGAGGCGCTGGCAAAGGAAGCTTTCGCGCTGCGTTAA
- a CDS encoding ROK family protein, whose amino-acid sequence MLGGIEAGGTKFVLAVGPSPDRITARHTIPTRDPATTLAEAADWLAGQGGLTALGIGSFGPVELDRTSPRWGFITATPKPGWADCDVAGYLGQALGVPVGFDTDVNAAALAEYAASGNVAGSLAYLTIGTGIGGGLVLDGKPVHGIAHPELGHIYPRRHPQDMDFAGICPSHGDCLEGLASGPAIIARWGMSLSELAADHPGHAIIADYIAQACHMLFASVAVEEVVIGGGVANTPGLVERVAARTRELDAGYLPGGTRHRVIRPRLGGDAGIIGALMLAEAAAKA is encoded by the coding sequence ATGCTCGGCGGGATCGAGGCGGGCGGGACAAAGTTCGTGCTGGCCGTGGGCCCTTCGCCGGACCGGATCACCGCGCGTCACACCATCCCCACCCGCGACCCGGCAACCACACTGGCCGAAGCGGCGGACTGGCTGGCGGGGCAGGGCGGCCTCACCGCGCTCGGCATTGGCAGCTTCGGCCCGGTTGAGCTCGACCGCACCTCGCCGCGCTGGGGCTTCATCACAGCCACCCCCAAGCCGGGCTGGGCGGATTGCGATGTTGCGGGTTATCTCGGCCAAGCCCTCGGCGTGCCGGTCGGCTTCGATACCGACGTGAATGCCGCCGCGCTGGCCGAATATGCGGCGAGCGGCAATGTGGCCGGAAGCCTCGCCTACCTCACCATCGGCACCGGCATCGGCGGCGGACTGGTGCTGGACGGCAAGCCGGTGCACGGCATTGCCCATCCCGAACTTGGCCACATCTACCCGCGCCGCCATCCGCAGGACATGGATTTCGCAGGCATATGCCCAAGCCACGGCGATTGCCTTGAAGGCCTCGCCAGCGGTCCGGCGATCATCGCGCGGTGGGGGATGTCCCTGTCCGAACTGGCCGCCGACCACCCCGGTCACGCGATTATCGCCGATTACATCGCGCAAGCCTGCCACATGCTGTTTGCGAGCGTCGCCGTCGAGGAAGTGGTGATCGGCGGCGGCGTGGCGAACACCCCCGGCCTGGTCGAACGGGTCGCCGCCCGCACCCGCGAGCTCGACGCCGGTTACCTCCCCGGCGGGACGCGACACCGCGTGATCCGTCCCCGCCTCGGCGGGGATGCGGGGATCATCGGCGCACTGATGCTGGCCGAGGCTGCCGCCAAGGCTTGA
- a CDS encoding alpha/beta hydrolase translates to MIRLMLALLAMLAFAAPLAAQDVGRLIEYERVPAAGLPDQRLTIWLPPGYDAGDQRYPVLYMHDGHNLFDVTKSNFNKIWAADKAMLAAVQSGKVEPHIIIGIWAPGPDRYRQYLPRSAYDAAPPGLRAQMDAAAGGEVVSDRYLEWIAGPLKSWVDASFRTRAGRDDTAVVGSSMGGLMSCYAFLEKPEVFGRAGCVSSHWPAVDPRAVAGEDSGVKELWDGWFAARLGKPDGRRVWMDHGTATLDAYYAPYQQVVDARFEAAGWQKGRDWQSKVYEGAEHEENAWAARLPEIFGWLLAKD, encoded by the coding sequence ATGATCCGTCTGATGCTCGCGCTGCTGGCGATGTTGGCCTTTGCCGCACCCTTGGCCGCGCAGGATGTCGGGCGACTGATCGAATACGAGCGCGTTCCCGCCGCAGGCTTGCCCGACCAGCGCCTGACCATCTGGCTTCCCCCCGGCTATGACGCAGGCGATCAGCGCTATCCGGTGCTCTACATGCATGACGGGCACAATCTGTTCGATGTCACCAAATCGAACTTCAACAAGATCTGGGCCGCAGACAAGGCGATGCTGGCGGCGGTGCAGTCCGGCAAGGTCGAGCCGCATATCATCATCGGCATCTGGGCGCCGGGGCCGGATCGCTATCGCCAATATCTCCCCCGCAGCGCCTATGACGCGGCTCCTCCCGGCCTGCGCGCGCAGATGGACGCAGCGGCGGGCGGCGAGGTGGTGTCCGACCGCTATCTCGAATGGATCGCCGGGCCGCTGAAATCGTGGGTCGATGCCAGTTTCCGCACCCGTGCGGGGCGGGATGATACCGCAGTCGTCGGGTCGAGCATGGGCGGGCTGATGAGCTGCTATGCATTCCTTGAAAAGCCCGAGGTGTTCGGGCGCGCGGGATGCGTCAGTTCGCACTGGCCTGCGGTTGATCCGCGCGCGGTGGCGGGCGAGGACAGCGGGGTGAAGGAACTATGGGACGGATGGTTCGCCGCAAGGCTTGGCAAGCCCGATGGCCGGCGGGTGTGGATGGACCACGGCACGGCCACGCTCGACGCCTATTACGCGCCGTACCAGCAGGTGGTTGACGCAAGGTTCGAGGCCGCTGGCTGGCAGAAGGGCCGCGACTGGCAGAGCAAGGTCTACGAAGGGGCCGAGCACGAGGAGAACGCCTGGGCGGCGCGGCTGCCCGAGATTTTCGGGTGGCTGCTGGCGAAGGACTAG
- a CDS encoding LacI family DNA-binding transcriptional regulator, whose protein sequence is MAAADDKDTRTTVRTITDLARLAGVSPGTVSRALAGKNLVNAKTRDKIVDLAREHGFRPNQMASGLRRQKTGVIGVVIPLGHDVRQQISDSFFMTLLGYLADELTREGYDLMLRRVVPESDPDWLDRFIGSGMIDGVIVIGQSDQFERIEEVADGYRPMVVWGNHNEGQRHCVVGTDNRLGGRIAAERLIAAGAKRIAFIGDPTAMEFAARLAGAQDIAARMGLPPIIILSTHLSPERASEEIAAHLAEHGQHIDGIFAATDTLAALCLTELRGCGIVVPEDVKLIGFDDLPIARQTVPPLTSVRQDIAAGARGLVDLLLRRLGGETTESLVLPPELTARQTA, encoded by the coding sequence ATGGCCGCAGCCGACGATAAGGACACGCGCACGACGGTGCGCACCATCACCGATCTGGCGCGTCTGGCAGGGGTCTCGCCCGGCACGGTCAGCCGCGCGCTGGCGGGCAAGAACCTCGTCAACGCCAAGACCCGCGACAAGATCGTCGATCTCGCCCGCGAGCATGGTTTCCGGCCCAACCAGATGGCGAGCGGATTGCGCCGCCAGAAGACCGGGGTGATCGGCGTTGTCATCCCGCTGGGCCATGACGTCCGCCAGCAGATTTCCGACAGCTTCTTCATGACGCTGCTCGGCTACCTGGCCGACGAGCTGACCCGCGAAGGTTATGACCTGATGCTGCGGCGCGTGGTGCCGGAAAGCGATCCCGACTGGCTGGACCGTTTCATCGGATCGGGCATGATCGACGGAGTGATCGTGATCGGCCAGTCCGACCAGTTCGAGCGGATCGAGGAGGTTGCCGACGGCTATCGCCCGATGGTGGTGTGGGGCAATCACAACGAAGGCCAGCGGCATTGCGTGGTGGGCACCGACAACCGCCTCGGCGGGCGGATCGCGGCCGAGCGGCTGATCGCGGCGGGTGCGAAGCGCATCGCGTTCATCGGCGATCCGACCGCAATGGAATTCGCCGCACGGCTCGCCGGAGCGCAGGATATCGCCGCGCGGATGGGCCTGCCGCCGATCATCATCCTGTCCACCCATCTCTCGCCCGAACGCGCGAGCGAGGAGATCGCGGCGCATCTTGCCGAACATGGCCAACACATCGACGGGATCTTCGCCGCGACCGACACCCTCGCGGCTTTGTGCCTTACCGAATTGCGCGGCTGCGGGATCGTGGTGCCGGAGGATGTGAAGCTGATCGGTTTCGACGATCTGCCAATCGCGCGCCAGACCGTGCCGCCGCTTACCTCCGTGCGCCAGGACATTGCGGCGGGCGCGCGGGGCCTGGTCGATCTGCTGCTGCGGCGGCTGGGGGGCGAGACGACCGAGAGTCTTGTGCTCCCGCCCGAACTGACGGCGCGGCAGACGGCCTGA
- a CDS encoding TonB-dependent receptor: protein MKLRHALCASAALSSLIATPAFAQDSAEDIATEGEEIIVTAVARSQNRIESSVSVSTIGAEAITNLAAPSAADLIRQIPGIRSEASGGEGNANIAVRGIPVSTGGGRYIQLQEDGLPILEFGDIIFGNADNFLRADRSVARVEAVRGGSASTFASNAPGAVINFISKTGEQEGGAIQASVGLDFETYRLDFDYGAPLADDLYFHVGGFYRTGEGPRDIGYNGYDGGQIKANITKEFGGGYIRFSAKYLDDTTPTILPQPVRVTGTGGNPDYQAVAGFDPRTDSLYSPFLTPARSLDGNNNPASYDFRDGLSVKSLAFGIESEIDVGSGWTLTNRFRFADNSGSFQSPFPAGAGAAQTIANDIGGAGSSILFASGPNSGQVANAANIGGNGLLTNVVVFNVRLNSLDNVTNDFRVNKAFDFGSGTANFTSGFYLSRQTINTDWLWTSHVQTVQGDGQAVLVDIRNAGGQAVTQNGTLAYSASPFGNCCRRSYDVDYSTYAPFASLSVELDRLTIDASVRYDFGDASGTITGSDSGFGVGIRSFDFDGNGTINPAEAQTAVLPLGNARPVNYNYDYFSFSLGANYLLTDDLGVFARYSQGGRHTADRSLFSSAVSATDGGLPLGDAGVIATVDQLEAGVKYQSGGMALYATGFFAKTNETNIELPNRVFNNNYEAYGIELEGSYRTGPFSLSAGATWTDAEIKDTDPGRAAFIGNTPRRQADLVYQATAQYDADMFTLGANIVGTTESFTQDNNDLILPAFAQVNAFLAFRPIDRVEVGLNAQNLFNATGFTEAEEGSIPANGIVRARSIAGRTVLASVRFDF from the coding sequence ATGAAATTGCGTCACGCGCTTTGCGCCAGTGCAGCTTTGTCGAGCCTGATTGCCACCCCCGCCTTCGCGCAGGACAGTGCTGAGGATATCGCCACCGAAGGCGAGGAAATCATCGTCACCGCCGTTGCCCGCAGTCAGAACCGGATCGAAAGCTCGGTCTCGGTCAGCACCATCGGTGCCGAGGCGATCACCAATCTTGCCGCACCTTCCGCCGCCGACCTCATCCGCCAGATTCCGGGCATCCGTTCGGAAGCTTCGGGCGGTGAAGGCAACGCCAACATCGCGGTGCGCGGTATCCCGGTTTCGACCGGCGGTGGGCGCTACATCCAGCTTCAGGAAGATGGCCTGCCGATCCTCGAATTCGGCGACATCATTTTCGGCAATGCCGACAATTTTCTGCGCGCAGACCGCTCGGTCGCGCGCGTTGAAGCGGTGCGCGGCGGATCGGCTTCGACCTTTGCCTCCAACGCGCCGGGCGCGGTGATCAACTTCATCTCCAAGACCGGCGAGCAGGAAGGCGGCGCGATCCAGGCGAGTGTCGGCCTCGATTTCGAGACCTACCGCCTTGATTTCGATTACGGCGCGCCGCTCGCGGACGACCTCTACTTCCATGTCGGCGGCTTCTACCGCACCGGCGAAGGCCCGCGCGATATCGGCTATAACGGCTATGACGGCGGCCAGATCAAAGCCAACATCACCAAGGAATTCGGCGGCGGCTACATCCGCTTCAGCGCCAAGTATCTCGACGATACCACGCCGACGATCCTGCCGCAGCCGGTGCGCGTGACCGGCACGGGCGGCAACCCTGATTATCAGGCGGTTGCCGGCTTCGATCCCCGGACGGATTCGCTGTACAGCCCGTTCCTGACCCCTGCACGTTCACTTGACGGGAACAACAACCCGGCCAGCTACGACTTCCGCGACGGGCTTTCGGTCAAGAGCCTCGCCTTCGGGATCGAGAGCGAGATCGATGTGGGCAGCGGATGGACGCTGACCAACCGCTTCCGCTTCGCCGACAATTCGGGCAGCTTCCAGTCGCCCTTCCCGGCGGGCGCGGGCGCTGCGCAGACGATTGCCAATGACATCGGCGGCGCAGGTTCCAGCATCCTCTTCGCCAGCGGCCCGAATTCAGGTCAGGTCGCAAACGCCGCCAACATCGGCGGCAACGGCCTGCTCACCAACGTGGTGGTGTTCAACGTCCGCCTGAACAGCCTCGACAACGTCACCAATGATTTCCGCGTCAACAAGGCGTTCGATTTCGGCAGCGGCACGGCCAACTTCACCTCCGGCTTCTACCTGTCCCGCCAGACGATCAATACCGACTGGCTGTGGACGAGCCACGTGCAGACCGTGCAGGGCGACGGGCAGGCGGTGTTGGTCGATATCCGCAATGCAGGCGGCCAGGCCGTCACGCAGAACGGCACCCTGGCCTACAGTGCCAGCCCCTTCGGCAATTGCTGCCGGCGTTCGTATGATGTCGATTACAGCACCTACGCGCCCTTCGCTTCGCTTTCGGTCGAGCTTGATCGCCTGACGATCGACGCTTCGGTGCGTTACGACTTTGGCGATGCGAGCGGCACGATCACCGGGTCGGACAGTGGCTTCGGTGTCGGGATCCGAAGCTTTGATTTTGACGGGAACGGCACGATCAATCCGGCCGAAGCGCAGACCGCTGTCCTGCCGCTCGGCAATGCCCGCCCGGTCAATTACAACTACGATTACTTCAGCTTCTCGCTCGGGGCGAACTACCTGCTGACCGATGATCTGGGCGTCTTCGCCCGCTACAGTCAGGGTGGCCGCCACACGGCTGACCGCTCGCTGTTCAGCTCTGCGGTCAGCGCGACAGATGGCGGCCTGCCGCTTGGCGATGCGGGTGTGATCGCGACTGTCGATCAGCTTGAGGCCGGGGTGAAGTACCAGTCTGGCGGTATGGCGCTTTACGCGACCGGCTTCTTTGCCAAGACCAACGAAACCAATATTGAGCTGCCCAACCGGGTATTCAACAACAACTACGAAGCTTACGGCATCGAGCTGGAAGGTTCCTATCGCACCGGCCCGTTCTCGCTCTCGGCAGGCGCGACCTGGACCGATGCCGAGATCAAGGACACCGACCCCGGTCGGGCGGCCTTCATCGGCAACACCCCGCGTCGTCAGGCCGATCTCGTATATCAAGCCACCGCGCAGTACGATGCCGATATGTTCACGCTGGGCGCGAACATCGTGGGCACCACCGAAAGCTTCACGCAGGACAACAACGATCTGATCCTGCCTGCCTTCGCACAGGTGAACGCCTTCCTCGCCTTCCGTCCGATCGATCGGGTCGAGGTGGGGCTGAATGCGCAGAACCTGTTCAATGCGACCGGCTTCACCGAGGCGGAAGAAGGTTCGATCCCGGCCAATGGCATCGTGCGTGCGCGCTCGATTGCCGGGCGCACGGTACTGGCTTCGGTGCGGTTCGACTTCTGA